GGATTATTAGTAATGCACGTGGTATTATTACTCCTGATCCTGATGCTGACCAAGAATCACCAGTCTTCATTCACCAAAAAATGCTTTTTGAAGCCGATGTTAGCAAACAACAGGGTCGACTTTCCATGCCAATAAGTCAAATAATCTTCGATGATTTTCTAAACGATGATGAGAAAAATAAAGTTGAACGAAATGAAGGAATGCAAGTTCACATTATTCAACCTAATTTGGATATAACAAGCCTTGTACTTAAAAAGTGGCAATACgcaaagaaaaataaagcatctTCTCCTGTTTCTTATGTATTTATCAAGAATTGGCTCGAtgttgtcaaaaggaatggaCTAGAAAAATGTCATATTGTTCAACTTTGGTTTTTTAGAGATATCAATGCGAATCCCTGTTTTGCATTGGTCAACCTAAGCAACGGCTCCACttagtaatttttttctttcatgtTTTAGTGTTTTTAGTATTAGACTAGAAAGTATCTATAGTCGTTTttctttataattatttatttattaaagttGGAAGTGTTTTTTTAGATGGATATTAAGCTTGTAAGTTTGACAGAGTGAACAAATTATTAAAGTTTTATgggaattataatttttttaattcgtatggaaaaatttattaaagaaaaagttaaaagtatgagaaacacaattagtagctaactaaaatatagaaatttcacattttttatcataactatgttttcttttattttgaaagtaattttattctattttttctaccaattttttccttcatcctttttttctttccatttttccattattcttcttcttctcatttttattcatttatctattttttttctttcatttgtattcttttatttttcattctattttcatttttgtattcattattttctccttctattttctttttcttttttcacacatatttgtttttttttctttcttttttttctaccaatttttttattcatattttttttttctttttatttttccattatttttcttcttcttcttatttatattcattcatctgtttttttccttgatcatttcttttgttttttttcttttcatttttgtacttattcttttctcattctatttttttttttttgcattttttcacacatatattttaacattacataattattttactatttttttatttattatctattattattgtaattttttaatagttttttccactatatgtaaaaaattcaaatcaattttttcagcattttctttttactgtaacacttataggaataccaaaatttggaaagaaaactaataaaaatatgaaaacgtgaatgggtaactggtcACCTTcgcgttctttgtgtgtatatttctaggtGTGACTAGTTACTTTCACATTATgatgtgtgtatatattttttagttctttatggtaactaggtacctatgttactaaaatcatagttactttttttttttaatgaaagtattcttcctctttttccttcaaatttgatgtttattttcatatttaatatgagtcaCCCATCACCCttcttatggtaactagttacccctcttatggcagaaagttactcatctcaggataactagttacctatcctgatacatgttatttaacctagctctaggattttttttttaaataactgtcaaagatcaatcaagtaaccgATTACCTTACTCAGGATTtaaaaaaagaaacgtacaatctaaaaaaaaaggaaataatgtttataataaataaaaaataattttaaaaacaattcatattacaaaaaaaaaatgcaaaaaaaccaaagaaaaatttaatatgaaattagtaatataaaaataataatcaaattacaaacatacccttccaaattaataaaacttgattaagagtaaaactatgacataaacaaacttttagacaaaaatgtgggaaaataaacctataaaagtgaaaattcttaaaaaaaaaaagtcatagattaactatttttttttaaaaagccatatttttgcatgctctattaaaaatctcatataaaatgtaatttcctccaGTTTATTATGGAGGTAAAAGCTTAAACTGTATAGTTAATATAatccattttattttatttcggaGGAAAAAGTATTCATTCTTCCATATTAAGATTGGGGTTCTCATAAGAAGGACCACATTGAGCAACAAATGACGATTAAATCAACCTAACAACAACAAGCATAAACTTCAATCTTACGAAAATTCAAtccataatttatttaattattttttagtttacaaataattaaaagaaaaagctcTTCTCAATTTTGATCGTtggatcaaattattattatggacta
The genomic region above belongs to Humulus lupulus chromosome 1, drHumLupu1.1, whole genome shotgun sequence and contains:
- the LOC133781639 gene encoding B3 domain-containing protein At2g32645-like, whose translation is MDVCHQFLIADFVDDGPSSNSNCRVKAKENLKRKRSTEGVAAGPYPQPPITPALSRIISNARGIITPDPDADQESPVFIHQKMLFEADVSKQQGRLSMPISQIIFDDFLNDDEKNKVERNEGMQVHIIQPNLDITSLVLKKWQYAKKNKASSPVSYVFIKNWLDVVKRNGLEKCHIVQLWFFRDINANPCFALVNLSNGST